DNA from Manduca sexta isolate Smith_Timp_Sample1 chromosome 6, JHU_Msex_v1.0, whole genome shotgun sequence:
TGAGAACAATCAATCAATCCATTTGCCAAACTATACAGAAACATCATATCTAATAACAATCGGCGATTCTGTAACGTGCTCAGCATAAAGTGTTTAAGTCGGTCTTCATATCTAGGAAGTCTTTTGGCTAGTTGACTGTTGTAGCAGAGATGCCATAAAAATCTTTTCTGCACCCGTTCTAAATTTTTGATATATATATCGTAATATGGACTCCATAGTGGACTGCAGTACTCTAATCCAGGTCTAACCAAAGAtttgaaaatatgaattttggTTGTAGGGTCTTTGAATTCCCTACAGCTTCTTAAGACAAAACCCAGTACCTTAAAACTGTTCGTTACAATAGCATCAATGTGTTTGTTAAATTTGAGTTTCATCAAAAGTTACTCCCAAATCCTTAACACTATCTACTTGTTTTAATGGttggttatttatataatatatgtgagGAAGACATGTTTTATTCCTTGTAAATCTTATGTAGTGACACTTTTCGATATTTAATTTCATCCTGTTTGTATCACACCATGAGGCCAAACTATCTAAATCTTGTTGTAGTGTGATGGTGTCTTGAGAAGTGTGAATGGATTTCACAATCTTAAGATCATCAGCAAAGAGATGaaacttagtatttttaaaacagcttGTAATGTCgttgataaaaatgttaaataaaatgggACCCAAATGGGAACCCTGCGGGACACCCGACTTTGCAGTAAATGGTGAGGAAGAAAACCCGTGCGCCACCACTATAGAACTgcggttttttaaatatgactCAAACCAATTTAACAAGTTGCTAGAAATACCTACTAAAGACAGTTTATTCAAGAGTAAGTTGTGATCAACTGTGTCAAACGCCTTTGAGAAATCCGTGTAGATTGCATCAACAGGAACACGTTTGTCAACGGCACACACAAGATCATCATGGTACAGCAACAGGTTTGTCATAGTTGATCTGGATTTCATAAAGCCATGTTGGTTACCAGAAATAAGATGCTTGACATGCCAGGATATAATAGGGCACAGGAGTGTTTCAAACACTTTGCCGAAAATGGGAAGGATTGATATAGGGCGATAGTTATTTACAAGATTAGCCCTACCTGCTTTATGTATCGGAACAATTAATGAATGTTTCCAAATACTAGGAAATACACCTGTTGTTAatgatttgttaaatattatagtcaAAGGATGGGATAATACTTTAGCacatatttttgcaaatattgcAGGGACATTGTCAAATCCAGCACCTTTATGAGGATTGAGAGACTTAAGCGCCTTATAAACCGCGTTATCTTGAAATAGAACCGGACTTAAATACAGTGAATTAGAGCTAACGGGAGTATTATTGTATCTATCATCTGCAATATTGTTATAAGTTTCAAGGTACACCGATGAAAAGTGTTCTGCAAAGAGAGAACATATGTCCAAGCCGCTTGAAGCTATTTGGTTGTTGAGATACATTGGATTTGGATAAGACCCTGAATTTTTACGTTTATGTTTAATAAAGGACCATAATAACTTAGGATTACTTTTAACTGATTGCTCTAAAAGTTCAATGTAGTCTTTATGACAAttctttataagttttttaCACCTTTCCTTGAGTATTTCGTAACTAACAATATCTAATggattatgatatttttttactttggaccagtatttatttctttcacCTATCATTCTTATCAAAGCTTTGGTATACCACACTggatatttggtatttttagttttatatttaggtacAAATTTGATTATAAGCTTACGTATAATACCATAAAAGACGTCCACCATGGAGTCAACACAGTTACTATTCAAAAATTGTTGTTCCCAGTTCACGTCTTCAAGTTCAgtgataatatttgtataatcagctttgtaaaaattaaacctCGTTGCATCATTACTGCGGACATGCTTCAGTACTAAATTTGAAATGTTAAAAGACAATGGCGGGTGTAAAGGATCGATTAAACTTAAACAACCTCTGCTAGGAgagatgataatattattatcaatagcTAAATTGCTCAGCACCAAGTCCAAGATGCGTCCTTTATCGTTGACAACGGTATTGTATTGAGTTAGGCTGTTAAGCGccataaaattaagtaattctCTGGCCAATGCACTATTATGGATTTTCGGCCTAGGATGGTTATGCTGGTCCTCCGTGTGCCATTCTATGCAGCTTAAGTTGAAGTCACCAACAATAACTATCTGTTTTGGCGTTTCCAATATTCTATTTACATTGTCAATAAAGTGATGCAATATGTTAATATGAAGAGGAGGAGGGAGGTAGGCACAGCATAAGTAGAGCTTGTCATTATTTGTTATATGAGTTTTTTTATCGATACTAATCCACAAATCCTCACACCCACTCTCTAGGTCATGCAAGCGTCTTGAGTTAAGCTTGCGCGAGACAGCAACTAATACGCCACCCCCATTTTCTTTTTGTCGTAAGCTACTGGATTCCCTGTCACGCCTATAAACTATATAACGTTCATCAATTAGTTCATTATTAGAAACGTGTGATTTAAGCCACGTTTCTGATAAGCAGACTATATCGAAatcattacttaaaatattcagATACAAGTCGttcattttagtatttaatcCCCGTACATTCTGGTAGTAAATTTTCAAGTTATCGAACCTTATAAAATGAGTAATCCAACAAGAGGAATATCTAAAGTAATTGAATTACAAACCATTAAGCATAGTAATTGAGCTAAGTAAGCCTATCGAGGGTCTCCTGGTCCTTAACGTAGATGTAGGGGCTGGTGTCCTCTTTCCGCATGTAGATTCTTCCGGCACGAGTCCACACATATTTATACTGAAGTTCCCTACCTCTTTGTCTAGCTGCCGCGTGAAGAGATTTCATTTCTGGGGAGAGATGTTCCGAGACAAATACTGGCAATGATTTTGATCCTCCAATACCTAGATCTCTTGTTTGTAGTTTCTCTGTTGGATTGCTACGATTGTATTTGATAACGGCAGCCAGTAGTGCGTCCCGAAGCCGTGTACTGTTCAATTTTAACAGTATGGAACGAGGGCGCGAACTTTGCGATGTCTTTTTCGCAATGCGGGAACAATACTGAATGTCATTCTCGGAGATGTTACATTTTACGGTCCTTCCAAGTTGCTCCACAATCTTAAAGACGTTTTCGGATCTTGATTCTGGTACACATTGAATTTCCAGGTTCGCTGATCTACTGAGTTGATCAATTTGGTTCACGCGTGCAGTCAAAGTCCGTACCGTAGATATAAGTCCTTCATTTTCAACCACAAGGTCCCGAATCTTTTTCGAGTTGGTAATACATTCCGTCTTTAGTTCTTCAAATTTGTGGTTGATAAATTCCATGGATTCTTTGATGCTTTGTAAGGCCTCTccaatactttttattccttGCAAAGGCTCTTTTAGATGCTCGTCTATGTAGCCACTCAGTACATCTTTCAATTCTTGCCTTATTAGCGCGCGCATAGTCTCTTCGCAATGGAGAGTACAAGAAGGCGGCTCAATGGTACCGCGGGTTTTAGAGCGAATAGTAACATTATCGTATGCGGGAGAGGTAGCGTAATCTGGACCAGGAGCAAGCGCTGTAGATTTGTTGTCGTTGCATCTAGGAGGTGGCCTTAAAGGGGTGTCGATGCAGCTAGTTTTAGGCTGCATGCTGCGACATGCCGGACATTTCCATGCGCCTTTTTGCTCTTTAGACATGGCGGTAAAGATCTTTTGCGAAATATTTGCGCATAATATATCGTATGTGAGCAGGCATAGATGACATTTTAGAAAGTCTCGGTTAACTATTTTATGGCGACAACCAGAGCATACAATAGACATTGCGGGCGCAGTAATACTTGTCATCACAATTctcaaataaaaattgaaaatataaatttcgattGCTCAGTTGGATTTGATCACAGTGCCTCTCAGAAACAGTGCTGTGTCGACGAAACTGCGCTAATTCAACTTAGTAAAGTCAGCCGAAATAGTGTGTCTAATCCTTTATTCGTGGTGCTAATTGTGCGACAAAGTAATGTCAACTAAATGCTTCGTTTACAACGGAAGTAGCAATGACcgtcactttaaaaaaaaaaaaaaccgaccgtcacttttttttattgaacttttACACTTTTTTTCCACTATTTTAATACCGGTGCTTATTTCTTGCAATGATAATGGTGGTTTTGAACTCTGTGTAATTGATAAACAGTGTAAAACACAGCGCCAATGCTCCTTTCAAGCAAAGTAATGACAGTGTTAGtttcataaataagtttttttattgaaatgaaataaattaaattaaaaataactcgtAGGCGATATAAAAAGTGCGTAtgacgggattcgaacccagaacctcattCGTATTTTTACTACGTACGGAttacaacgccaccgaggcagtcgataattttattataattactcttCATCGAGATAATTGATGATAAGCCTCATAATGCCTGCAATAACATTAGCTACAATGTCTTTAAATCGGAAGACAGCAGTGCCTGCAACCTGCAGCTTGACGGCAGAGATAGACATTGCTGCAGTATCCACATGAAGTACCCTCACGCATACGAGACTCCTAGAAATTGTGCGTGTTTCTAAATGAACATCACCTTTCATATCTCACGTAGTaagtagatataaaattatcaaccaAAGGTCGTTTTCATTGCCGATTGTTATCAGTCGTTATCATTTTGACGTCACACAGATATTAATGAAGTAAATTATCGTGAGCACGTAGACGTGGGTTGTTGGATAAATTTCTGTTTTAGGTTCGACTTTTTTATGACGATAAGTTGTTTTAAGATGTTTTGGTAGACCGTTGATCACGGGGccactttttattttgtaagtgtagtggggaccaacaaaatgtcgactgacgagaaatgattaacccttgacagtcgacacaattatgccggcctgttagacccagatatatacaggctaatcccggaacacgacgcacttacgtaggccattaTAAAGGTTAATATATTGTGGACAGTCGTCGCTAACACCAGCAAAGCTGCTTAAGGAAAGGAATATAATATCTTCAAGCCCTTTTAGACAGCAAGATGGCTACTAAACTTGTAGTGTTGCGTATGCCTTTATTAATTCTACGTATTTGGTGAGCGCCGATCTGGCTTGCAACTAACCCCAGGTATGAATGTGAAACCGGCAGATAGACTGGAAGTATTCAAGTTGTCCGAGGCggtgttttttatattcttttgatCGCTCTTTTGCTCCGTGGGTCTGTTTGAGAATTTATGTATAATCGGTTTCCATAGCTCTTTGTCTTAGAATATGATGAGTTCAATTTCTTTCTGTCTAAATTTCATGAATTGAATCACAATTCATCACTTTATTCATCATAAGACAAGATACAgtcaaacattatttataaatacagaacgtatattttaaaatctaaataaattgcGCCTTTGATATACCTCGTTAATAAAGTTGTTAATATGCATAcaactatattaaattatatgataagTATCGACACTGCTTtctaatattcaatattacctTGTAGGATATTGATATGAGGGGACACgccttaaaattttacattactgGTTTACCGATCATCAGAATTGCGATATTCGACTGAGAGGAAAGGTATTTTGTTTGTCAATATATACCACTAGTTCTTAAATTCCAAGAAAAAAAGAATTCTTGCTCTTACTTAacatatatttgataaaaaaatgatgCCATAAAAAGGGGAAAAATTTACATTGATTAATAATTCTTGTTTTATAGTTTCAGTAAGTTAATTCATACTACTTAATAGTtactattacttatatttagtattcattgatgaaTGTTAATCTGTCGTGTGATCTTtatagtatttgttacttacAATACGCGACAGGTCGACATGGCAATCTTCTAGTGATGTATCACTTACCTGGTAGCTtatatcgttattttttttgcaacgcAACAAAATAagggtaaaattaattaaaaaaggattattataagtaatatgaaaaaatattatataacagtaTTTTATTCATCGTGTTGTGTCACAATTTAAACTTATATAACATTTTGCTTATTatccttaaaataaaacacacatacacacacacgcacaaacGTCTCTTCTCCCGAAAGGACAGACAGAGGCGTCTGAAGAAATAGTGCAGTCACTGATGATCGTGTGTATTTCGTTCCATGATGTTTTAGGTGCGAGCCTATAtgatatcgggcacaaattccaggttCCGGGAAAACTGGGGAGAAACCAgacattataagaaaaaatcgTTCAAAATAAACACGCAACCCTACCCAAGTCAGACCACGTGCGAAATCTAAACCTTACAATTACTTACTATGTCTATAAATCATATCGATACCGGAAATTTCAATTGTCGTAAGGGACAAACCATCACTTTTCAGGAGAgccaaaaaacatatttttttgtcttaaattcgttgtaactttttcatttgtaatcGGATTTTAAAGGTGTCTAGGGGTCACTGATCTATTTTTTTGTGCTCTTTCTATTAGCTTTATCCAAATTAACGTAGGTCCACTACTTTCAAAGATAGATGTCCCTTACATCCCACCAAAAATGAATAATACGCCCATACACCCTTAGCTTAGTAAGGTTGCATAGGTTGTAAAGGagatttttacacaaattaaacgAGCGTTTTAGGTAATAAATGTCACATTACCTAAATGTGAAGGGTAATAGAAGGTccaaacttataaaattttaagaaataaaacccttactacatttttattgtctttttattagagtaattcgaataaaaaaaataacattcgaaGAACAAATCCAAgtcttataatgaaaaataatgtttctgtataaaaaacataattaaaaaaattgctaatCCAGTATTTTgtacaaactttcatattttttcatattttctaaaataatctcaagtatcaaaataataaaaaatttaaatatgtctatcataaaaacaattatgactagtaatataatacacaaacaatattaattataaatcaaaggaATTTCTGGCAACACTTTACCCATATTTGGTAGCGAAAGATCAAATACTGTATAGATAAATACTTATTCATCGTCCTTAGCTTCCTCCGCATTAGTCTCGGGAAGAGCATCTCTACCGAAAGCCAAAAACAGTGGCTCTAGGTATTCCTTGTGAAAACGCTTCGGTATAATtgcattattgcataactttttCAAATCATTACATTTATCTACTGATATAGGAAGACGATTTCCATACAATGTCGGCAAAACTATGTTCTTGGGATCTTGGTTTTCTACAACTTCAGCAATTGTTTCTTCGTCTTTTCCTTTCCTTGTCTTTTATCTTTTACCTTGAAATTCCCATTACCAAAAAATCCTTCTTCTTCTGTCACCTAAGGCTTTTTGGGGATTTTCATCTTCTTTCATAGAATACTTCACCTCtgcaattttatctttatgattGTTCAAAGTCATTGTTCgtatcttttttaaatgtgtttttgggtaatttcagtgaaaattttagatatcatattatgttctgttctgaaattatgttttgaaatgttccaaaatatttatttggtatggTTTTGCCCGTTTTCTTACCGATACTGCGTATGCTGGCCATTAGCTTGGAGCCCAAATGATAATTCGCTTGGTCTCCCGTTCAATAACGGCATACATAGAATCAATTGGCATGTATTGATGCCTAGGAAACTAATTATATATCTGTACTCCTTGAATATTGAcagtaattttcaaaaaatgacTGATTGCGGTTAGtagttattatttagtttttattcttcCCTGGGCAGAATcgcaatataataaacatgttcGATGGAACGGTTATTAATTTCAAGAAGGAATTCACAAACACAAGTGGCAATGTCGATATACCTCCACGTTTATCACGTCTatcactctctctctctctacaAGAAACAATGTCCAATGTTAGTTTGGCTCTCATAGAATGTATGTGGAGTTATATAAACGGCATATTTTCTGAAGTAGTATAGAACCATGCACTGTGAGCACTTTGTGTTAACCAAAAATTACAGTTAGTATATCTTTGAGATCAAATTCTGGGATCAAGTGAATATTAAATCTTTGATAGCTAGCTTTTTTCTCCGCAAATGAAAATCAATTTCCTTTTTTCGTCCCTTCTTAATATATCTGCGTTTTCTTTTTGTGCAGAGTATGCACTTGTCTTATTTTGGCGTATGGaaacgtatattataattattattaaatttatagcaATGAATACTTTCTTACTCatatgaatttagaattttctgGACAGTTTTCTAGATAGATCCTTTAGAAATGTGTGATATTTCTATATTCTTGTGCCAATAAAAGACATTAACTATTCTTCTGGCATTAGTGCGATGAAACTACACATAGTGTTTTAAAAGAGTCAAAATAAGCTGTTGCTTCTTTACTATAATATTGGTGCTTTACGTCCAGATCCTTcacctttatttatataatattcttatgttaGGCTTCTTCTACTTTCTACTAGTTTAGCACTTTTATCTCTTAGTAATGCTTGGTAATTTACATCTTACAATCTAATCTCGCCGGCATCGTGGTTCAAAAAATGCTCAAATAACCTTTGTtcttaattttatgatatttcataGCATTTATCTGGTAAAtgctaatatataattaatatataattttctataatatttttttcttctcttacttgatctaatttcatttcattttcaatcaATTTCAACTCAGTCCAGCATCCTTgcgtttttttatgtaatttaactttgtttggtattcttaagCGAATATTTAATGATTGGCTTAGTTCTTAatcatttcgttttattttttcgttatttgcatgtttttggTGAACCAGACTCCAGAACTGCCTAAAGAATAATCTTCGTCAACAGAAAGAAAATCAAcgtgaaattaaaatgtttttgttgcacCTTTTTTTAGTAGTAGTTCTAAATTCGACATCAATCAAGCTATTTACTTTGGGTGTTGAATCACACCATGAAGAGTGACCGTGTAGGCGGATACTTGTTACTGCCAAGTGTCTGAACGTAGTTTTTCCTTCTGGAAACTTTCCCTAATCCCAATCGTCGATCTTTGAAACAGATTCAATTTGATAACAACCAATGGTATGCATAGATAAAATGATGtaggtatgtaaaataatgtgaGAAGCTCTATCAATATAAGGTTCCGATAAAAGCACAGAGCCTACAAGCTGATGAAATCTTAGAGGTTCAACAACAATAACATCTGTCTCTCGCAAAACAGTTCACGCTGCCGCTTCGGTAATATTAGATGCAAATGCAGCATAGAGCCCTCCTTGATGCCAAAGGATCTCTAAATAATTGCCTCCGATACCCGTGATTTAAGGTCGTAaaggagataaaaaaaatattagacctTTAAGCCCTTATTAAAATACGACATATATAATTGTTAACCGGGTCGTAACGGACAATAATAAGTAAGGTTACAAATATGACCAACTTGTTTTtgatattggaaaaaaaattaaggatgtAAATGCACTTTGCAATATAGTGATCTAAAGTTACCTAGGTTATTTGGAAAAAATGTACTTTAAGCCAGCCCGAAGTATTTACATGTCTCATAAGACctattttctcaaatatttagcttcaaaatatcaaatttgtcAGGGCgtaagggatttttttttaaagatagaattatttcatatataccAATCGATAGAGCTCGAAAAGCCGAATCCggcaatatatataactcatttTCGCCAAAATGTCCCTTACGCCAATTGAAATTTCCGGTATCGATATgttatatgtatgttattaattattactcaaGATAATCTGCTGATTGATTGGACGTCATTTTCATATGGAATgcattatgaaatattgttagGTACTTATTCTTGTTTATGCATGTAGGACAGTCAAtgtatatgattttttatattgctttgtatgacgcgGCGAGTTTACCGTTCgtctgattgtaagcgatacgaccgcccataaacagtagaaatggcacggcaaagtgactctactacacctgatggtaagtggagtggggttcaatagaatgtcgactgacgagagatgattacccctcggtactCGAcataattacgccggcctgttggaaccggatatacacagggtgatcccggaacgtgacacagtTACGTGGGGCATtatagcgagttttaacaccttgtgtacagtggtcgctatccgggcagatataaaatatatcctaccaccagtataataTTCtcgcatgtataatattagattGAACCAAGAGACTTTATAAGTCTCCCCTTCGATTCCCAGACGGTGAAATGCTCCAAGCATTTCCGTCGCATTGTCTGGAGTATTAATTTGAGTGATCAATCTGCATTGTCGTACTATATATATCTTAATTAACGCTGAAGCATCCCACAGTTTATTAGTATCAACTTAAGAATCCTATGTGTTGACGTCATTTGACATTAGCTGTACCTAGAaattatattaaggtttttattCGCTTCTGCTTATCTTACAgtttaatagaataatattagtTTGCGGATCGTGCTTTTTTCGGCATTATTTAGTcgatatgtttatttgtaaatctttgtGTGGTACATATCATGCAAGTATTATAGTTTTCGACCTACTAATTAATAAACAGAAGAACATATACTTTAAAGTTGTAATAGAAGCATGGAATTCTGACactagattttaaaaatattataaaaacaagagTAAAGTAGAGATGATAGTAGAGTCCAAAAAGGTTTTAAATCTGCAGAGGTtacaatttaaagaaaaatctatTGGGACAGTATTACTTCTGTCAGCCAATGCCGTAACTATAACGCTGCCGTCGGTGCATCGGCAGATGGCTACTATGGAGAGGCGCAGAAATAATCACTTTGACCAACTTTTTTGGGTCATGCATGGGCAGGTATATAGCACACAATGAACCTATAAAAAGCTAGTACAGCACTGGGGCTAACGAATTAACGAATTGGCGTTTTGTCGTACTGACCACTTTGATCTGAAATATCTCCTCTTTTTATTACTCTCATGCAAAACGCCAATTTAATATGTAAGAACCGAATCCACCATCAGTCCAGCAACTGCCTCATCATTAAGTTTAATAGTAGCCACGAGGGTTTCATTTCTGGAGTATGACTGGTTACTGGCGCCTCCAGATGACATCACGCACTTGGCGACGGCAGCAGGAGCGATAATAAATCAAGTTCAGCACACGATTATGACGCATGCGCTTGCACTTGTAGTTAGGATGGATTTCCAATGGATGTTGGATTGGATTATTGATCATCTTAAttctttaaggtttatttaatGTAAGAATTGGATTGTTCGGTATTGTACCTTAAGTTTAGTGGTAGCATGGACAGTGTATTGAATGGGTCTAGGTTCGAAATTCCAGGTtggtaacattttgtttttttaccaCAATTTGTATGGGATGGTTGTAAAATTAGGAATTTTACTTCAAAGTTTGCTACTAACTTAATGCCTTATTATACCtcttgaaaaaaatatcgtcGGGCATAGAATACGTAAGTGGCAATTGCATTTTTTTCAAGGGAGAGTTAAAACTGAATGTCTCAAAATTTTCTTTGTATTCTCTGTCGATTTCAATTCGGCTTCTTTCTTCACCAACAGGGTATTTACCATTGCTCGTTACGGAGTATTATACTATCCCTAATTTCCATCtcttcaataaaataactacaCAAACACGATCATTAAAATTCCCATCAACTCTCAGGGAAGACCACTAACGGTCcacaaattaatacaaatattgtagTTACCGTTGAGATTGTGCGCGCGGCTTAATAATGCATGAGTGACGCATGCTTAATGTAACACTAATCGGGTTGAGTCCCGTAAGCCGGGACTTAAGGCGCGGCACGTTGTTGAGTTTATTGGAGCATTGGCCTTAACCTATTTGGATTTTAGTTTTGGAATTAGATTCGTTTTTCGACTTCTTTACcgcagttttatataatagattcCAAtggtttttttgtgaaaatgcaccaatcagaacaaagtatttttgacacgATCACATATgagtaattttgattggtttatttccGGGATcgaattaaagaataaaattaggattgtttattgaaaatagagATTTATTTCGGAATAATTTCGACTGGTAATTGATTGTAGCATGTTTTTAGCGTCCATGCCGATCTAAAGTTAAGACTTTTTACAACGTAGAGACGATTATGAATGAATACAGATGGTACGATTTTTACAGTAATTAGAGGGACTGATAATCgtgaaaatttgaaaatttctaTAGCTCCATTTGGAAGTAACCTATATTCTAAACGCTATGATATTATATTCCTGGTAGACTAGCTTATACCTAGGCTTTATTGCAACTGAAGAGGAAGCCATATGGCTTACTAAGTATCCTAAATAAAAACTAGTTTGTATATTTGGTTCGTATTCACATTACTTCTTCTCAAAGCGGTAATCATGAAATTTTGCAAATACGTTGTAAGAAGGACATTATAACACCTTTTAACCAGAAAAAGTACTGATCCCGAGGGATAGAGATTAAGAAATTCTACTTTAACATCCCCTTTTACATCTTGTCTTCCAGTGGGTCGTGCCCCCCAGTTCGAAGCAGTGGACTAGAATAAGAAATCACCTATCATGAATTAATTTACATCTTATTTGATATTGGAGTGTTCTCTCTTCGCGT
Protein-coding regions in this window:
- the LOC115444322 gene encoding uncharacterized protein LOC115444322; this encodes MSKEQKGAWKCPACRSMQPKTSCIDTPLRPPPRCNDNKSTALAPGPDYATSPAYDNVTIRSKTRGTIEPPSCTLHCEETMRALIRQELKDVLSGYIDEHLKEPLQGIKSIGEALQSIKESMEFINHKFEELKTECITNSKKIRDLVVENEGLISTVRTLTARVNQIDQLSRSANLEIQCVPESRSENVFKIVEQLGRTVKCNISENDIQYCSRIAKKTSQSSRPRSILLKLNSTRLRDALLAAVIKYNRSNPTEKLQTRDLGIGGSKSLPVFVSEHLSPEMKSLHAAARQRGRELQYKYVWTRAGRIYMRKEDTSPYIYVKDQETLDRLT